One segment of Sesamum indicum cultivar Zhongzhi No. 13 linkage group LG4, S_indicum_v1.0, whole genome shotgun sequence DNA contains the following:
- the LOC105160660 gene encoding ras-related protein RABD2a — MNPEYDYLFKLLLIGDSGVGKSCLLLRFADDSYLDSYISTIGVDFKIRTVEQDGKTIKLQIWDTAGQERFRTITSSYYRGAHGIIIVYDVTDQESFNNVKQWLNEIDRYASENVNKLLVGNKCDLADNRAVPYETAKAFADEIGIPFMETSAKSATNVEQAFMAMSADIKNRMASQPASNNARPPTVQIRGQPVAQKSGCCS; from the exons ATGAATCCGGAATA TGACTACTTGTTCAAGCTTCTTTTAATTGGAGATTCAGGTGTTGGCAAGTCATGTCTTCTCCTGAGATTTGCT GATGATTCCTATCTTGACAGTTACATCAGTACAATTGGAGTCGACTTT AAAATTCGGACTGTGGAGCAAGACGGAAAGACTATTAAGCTTCAGATT TGGGATACTGCTGGACAAGAACGATTCAGAACTATAACTAGTAGTTACTACCGCGGTGCACATGGAATTATA ATAGTATATGATGTAACTGACCAGGAGAGCTTCAACAATGTGAAGcaatggttgaatgaaattgaTCGATATGCCAGTGAAAATGTAAACAAGCTTCTGGTAGGAAACAAATGTGACCTTGCAGACAACAGAGCTGTGCCGTATGAAACAGCAAAG GCATTTGCGGATGAAATTGGCATTCCATTCATGGAGACTAGTGCCAAGAGTGCAACTAATGTTGAACAGGCTTTCATGGCTATGTCTGCCGACATCAAGAACAG GATGGCAAGTCAGCCTGCATCAAACAATGCAAGGCCACCTACTGTGCAGATTCGTGGACAACCTGTTGCTCAGAAGAGTGGCTGCTGCTCTTAG
- the LOC105160661 gene encoding uncharacterized protein LOC105160661 yields MYRSASTNRVPDDHYSYYASSPSSKVPTALKALSQRDSELPMYEPLSEAAKKEKSRARFAENAVHIIPLVLLFCGFILWFFSNPDVDLKGSSIGAKVEGMGIDGDLDSDGTGHLPVELGDLDPSKIGDGKTIFSQNKS; encoded by the exons ATGTATCGATCAGCCAGCACAAATCGAGTCCCCGACGATCACTACAGCTACTATGCTTCGTCGCCCTCATCAAAGGTGCCGACGGCACTGAAGGCGCTGTCGCAGCGGGACAGTGAGCTGCCCATGTACGAGCCCCTGTCGGAGGCGGCTAAGAAGGAAAAATCGCGCGCCAGGTTTGCGGAGAATGCGGTTCACATCATACCATTGGTGCTGCTCTTTTGTGGTTTCATTCTCTGGTTTTTTTCCAATCCGG ATGTAGATTTGAAGGGGAGTTCCATAGGAGCAAAGGTTGAAGGAATGGGAATTGATGGAGATCTTGATAGTGATGGGACAGGACATTTGCCTGTGGAATTGGGGGATTTGGATCCCTCAAAGATAGGAGATGGCAAGACCATATTTTCACAAAACAAGTCATAA
- the LOC105160747 gene encoding protein DMR6-LIKE OXYGENASE 1, whose product MRSAVLRRGFSYVPECYKVQPSHRAESDSKLGDVPLINLDGMSDDPARRSIIIQEIANACRCYGFFQVINHGISQETLDGALSAAAGFFKLPNSAKAKFMSSDVHEPVRYGTSVRDGVDKVQFWRVFLKHYAHPIKDWIGLWPDNPYDYREKMGEYVVAVQELSVKIVGVITESLGLGPAYLSDKLDDGMQVMAVNCYPQCPQPELALGLPPHSDYSCLTVVLQDMPGLQILDSRDKSWKAVPMIPGALQVNVGDQLEVLSNGRYKSVVHKVTVNSEKTRISIAGLHSLGMDVKMDAALEMVDEDHPNGYRESSFRDFLNFIAKNDLGEGKNFLNTLKIR is encoded by the exons ATGCGTTCCGCTGTTCTCAGG AGGGGTTTCTCGTACGTTCCCGAGTGTTACAAAGTGCAACCTTCACATAGGGCCGAGTCCGACTCCAAGCTTGGAGATGTCCCGCTCATCAACTTGGACGGTATGTCCGATGATCCTGCCAGAAGGTCGATCATCATCCAAGAGATTGCAAATGCTTGTCGTTGCTACGGCTTCTTTCAA GTCATAAATCACGGCATATCCCAAGAAACACTCGACGGGGCTCTGTCTGCTGCCGCTGGTTTCTTCAAATTGCCCAATTCAGCTAAGGCAAAGTTCATGTCGAGTGATGTGCATGAACCAGTCAGATACGGTACGAGCGTACGAGACGGTGTGGACAAGGTTCAGTTCTGGAGGGTCTTTCTCAAACACTATGCACATCCCATCAAGGATTGGATCGGGTTGTGGCCTGATAACCCATATGATTACAG GGAAAAAATGGGAGAATACGTTGTGGCAGTGCAAGAACTCTCGGTGAAAATCGTGGGGGTGATAACGGAGAGCCTCGGGCTCGGGCCGGCATACTTGAGCGACAAACTGGACGATGGAATGCAAGTGATGGCTGTCAACTGCTACCCGCAGTGCCCACAGCCCGAACTGGCACTAGGCCTGCCGCCCCATTCTGATTACAGCTGCCTGACAGTAGTCCTCCAGGACATGCCGGGACTCCAAATTCTTGATTCCAGGGACAAATCCTGGAAAGCGGTTCCAATGATTCCAGGCGCCCTCCAGGTCAACGTTGGGGATCAGCTGGAAGTACTAAGCAACGGGAGGTACAAAAGTGTTGTCCACAAGGTGACAGTTAACAGCGAGAAGACGAGGATTTCAATTGCGGGCCTGCATAGCTTGGGGATGGATGTGAAGATGGATGCAGCCCTGGAGATGGTGGATGAAGATCACCCGAATGGATACAGAGAAAGCAGTTTCAGGGATTTTCTCAACTTCATTGCCAAGAATGATCTTGGAGAGGGGAAGAATTTCCTCAACACGCTCAAGATCCGGTGA
- the LOC105160748 gene encoding copal-8-ol diphosphate hydratase, chloroplastic-like has product MQILSLSSPILLPKCSKASPTRRPPSPKCFTSVWPNRSKGISPRYKARLTPISRATTDRVDLAVAEDAQKEDLAGEALQVAGTLEDLTEYIKKFLSSIDEGRINVSPYDTAWVALIRDIHGEDSPQFPGSLEWVAQNQLQDGSWGEEHVFSAYDRLLNTLACVVALKTWNVHPHKSQKGIAYIKENIHQLEHANAEHMTSGFEIVFPALLQRARDMGIHDLPYDAPALQDIFAARNHKLARIPKELMHKVRTSLLFSLEGLEDLEWQKLLKLLQRNGSFLFSPSSTAFAFMETKDENCLKYIDYIVQKFDGGAPNVYPIDIFARTWSVDRLTRLGISRLFESEIKNCLEYVHSFWSEKGLFCGRESEFCDVDSTSVGFMLLRLHGFNVSPDVLKRFKKDDGFSCFYGQTFESLSPIFNLYRSSQVLFPGEKILEEAIAFCKKFIHEKITSNQLLDKWLISPRFADEVKNGWEIPWYASLPRVIARLYIETYCGSDYIWVGKSLYRTPDINNDAYLELAKLDFNRCQALHQTEWNHMQEWYENSNLQELGISQKDVLAAYFLAAASAFEPERSKERSGWAKSRIISKIITSYFNRETTSPEEKAAFLAEFRDSSISAQPKKNSVGGRIIDILRQTLQQLQEGIDKTLCDELENAWDVWLMKLQEGDDANCLEDAALLVTTLNICGGRIGEAKEILSDQQYITLSNLINNISSQLSQYKSKETSAQKLCIDAENGSIKYMEIEKEMQKLVQLVYEEPTGINKGIKQTFLLVAKALYYDAYFPAQTVDSHMSKVLFVPVP; this is encoded by the exons ATGCAGATTCTATCGTTGTCATCCCCTATTCTACTTCCAAAGTGTTCAAAAGCATCTCCAACCCGCCGGCCGCCGTCACCGAAATGTTTCACGA GTGTATGGCCAAACAGGAGCAAAGGCATTTCGCCGAGATACAAGGCTCGTCTGACCCCAATATCAAGAGCAACCACAGATAGAG TTGACCTAGCTGTTGCGGAAGATGCTCAAAAAGAAGATCTTGCAGGAGAAGCCCTTCAAGTG GCGGGAACTTTGGAGGATTTAACAGAATACATCAAGAAATTCTTGAGTTCCATAGACGAGGGACGTATAAACGTGTCGCCGTATGATACAGCATGGGTTGCTCTTATTAGAGATATTCATGGAGAAGATAGTCCCCAGTTTCCGGGCAGCCTTGAATGGGTGGCGCAAAATCAGCTGCAGGATGGTTCTTGGGGCGAAGAACATGTTTTCTCGGCTTACGATCGCCTTCTCAATACTCTGGCATGTGTAGTTGCGCTCAAAACATGGAATGTTCATCCTCACAAGAGTCAGAAAG gAATAGCATATATTAAAGAGAACATACATCAACTTGAGCATGCAAACGCTGAGCACATGACCAGCGGATTTGAGATCGTGTTTCCGGCCCTTCTGCAAAGAGCCCGAGACATGGGCATTCATGATCTTCCCTATGATGCTCCTGCTCTGCAAGACATTTTTGCTGCAAGAAATCATAAACTGGCTAG GATTCCAAAGGAGCTGATGCACAAAGTACGAACATCATTACTGTTTAGCTTGGAAGGTCTGGAAGATTTGGAGTGGCAAAAGCTTCTCAAGTTGCTGCAACGCAATGgttcatttcttttctctccaTCATCAACCGCCTTTGCATTCATGGAGACTAAAGATGAGAATTGCCTCAAATATATCGACTACATAGTACAAAAATTTGATGGAGGAG CACCCAACGTGTATCCTATCGACATTTTTGCACGAACTTGGTCAGTAGACAGACTGACTCGACTAGGAATTTCCCGCTTGTTTGAGTCTGAGATTAAGAATTGCTTGGAATATGTCCACAG TTTTTGGAGTGAAAAGGGACTTTTCTGTGGACGGGAGTCGGAATTTTGTGATGTCGACTCCACCTCTGTGGGATTCATGCTTCTAAGATTGCATGGATTTAATGTTAGCCCAg ATGTACTGAAAAGATTCAAGAAGGATGATGGATTCAGTTGCTTTTACGGTCAGACATTTGAGTCGCTGTCTCCTATATTTAACCTCTATCGGTCGTCTCAGGTCCTATTCCCCGGAgagaaaattcttgaagaagcCATTGCCTTCTGCAAAAAATTCatacatgaaaaaattaccAGCAATCAACTTCTTGATAAATGGCTTATATCCCCACGTTTTGCCGATGAG GTAAAGAACGGATGGGAAATACCATGGTATGCCAGCCTACCCCGTGTTATAGCTCGCTTATATATAGAGACTTATTGTGGCTCCGATTATATATGGGTTGGCAAGTCTTTGTACAG AACGCCAGATATCAACAACGACGCCTACCTTGAGCTCGCGAAGTTAGACTTCAACAGATGCCAGGCTCTACATCAAACCGAGTGGAATCATATGCAAGA ATGGTATGAAAACTCAAATCTTCAAGAACTTGGAATAAGCCAAAAAGACGTGCTTGCTGCTTACTTTTTGGCAGCTGCAAGTGCATTTGAACCGGAGAGGTCAAAAGAGAGAAGTGGATGGGCTAAATCTCGCATTATCTCCAAGATTATTACATCATATTTCAATCGAGAAACCACTTCGCCAGAAGAGAAAGCTGCATTTTTAGCAGAGTTCAGAGACAGCAGCATCAGTGCCCAGCCCAAAAAAAACAG TGTTGGAGGCCGTATCATTGACATTCTGCGACAGACTCTCCAACAACTCCAAGAGGGCATCGACAAAACTCTGTGCGACGAACTCGAAAACGCT TGGGATGTGTGGCTGATGAAACTCCAAGAAGGCGACGACGCCAATTGCCTGGAAGACGCAGCTCTCCTCGTAACAACGTTAAACATTTGTGGTGGTCGCATTGGTGAAGCTAAGGAGATACTGTCCGACCAACAGTACATCACTCTCTCCAACCTTATCAACAACATCTCTTCCCAGCTTTCTCAATATAAATCTAAAGAG ACATCGGCACAGAAACTCTGCATCGATGCAGAAAATGGCAGCATCAAATACATGGAGATAGAAAAAGAGATGCAGAAACTGGTGCAGCTGGTCTATGAAGAACCGACTGGCATCAACAAGGGCATCAAGCAAACGTTTTTATTAGTTGCAAAAGCACTCTACTATGATGCCTATTTTCCTGCACAAACTGTTGACAGTCATATGTCTAAGGTGCTTTTTGTGCCCGTGCCCTGA